GTTTCTATAACAGCTCTCAAAGCTCTTCCAATGTAGCCTTTGCCAGTTAAAATCATTACTAATTTTAACATCTTTAATCTTAGTATGAACCTTTGAACCCTTGATTACAGGGATTATTAAATCCAAATGGCCATTGGGTGAGTATATTCTAGTACGATTTCTATACGTTTGCTTGGGGAAATGCTCTTCTTTCTCTATTAAAAAATTGTAATCAAAGTCTTTCAAACCAGAGAAGTAGCCAACTGGTGGAAGATAAAAAAGAGGGAATATAGCTGAACTTTGCATCTGATATTTTATGTTTGCATTCTCAATTCGCCAAATTAATGATAAAAAAAAGCTTTTCTTATATAGGAATATTTTTTTTGAACTTTTTATCCCTTCTGCCCCTTTCGCTGCTATATCCACTTGCAACTTTAGGGTATTATATCATCTATTATATATATCCTTACCGTAAACAAGTTGTTCATGAGAACCTTTCCAAGGCTTTTCCGGAGAAATCAGAAGCAGAGATCCTGCACATAGAAAAAAAGTATTTTAGGTACCTGATTAATCTTATTGTCGAGGTCGTTAAAATGGGCTCTATCTCCCGTTCAGAACTAAAAAAACGTGTAAAATTTAATAACCTCGACCAAATTGAGGAATATTTTAATAAAGGTGAAAGTGTGCTAGCTTGTACTGGGCATTATGGTAATTGGGAACTATGTATGCTGGCTTTAGGGATTGAATTATCGAAACCAGAGTATGTGATTTATAAGCCATTAAGCAATAAGGTGTTCGATGCCTGGTTTTACAAAATCCGTACCCAATATGGCAACAAGTTTATTTCTATGCGTCAGACACTAAGATCATTGGCGGCAGTTAGAAATGAGCCTACCATGTTTTGTTTTGCCGGCGATCAAACTCCTGTAGGCAGTGAGGCCCATTACTGGATCAATTTTATGAATCAGCCAACACCTGTATTATTGGGATTGGAAAAAATTGCATTACAAACCAACAGGCCTATATTCTATTTTAAAACTAAAGTAATTAAAAGAGGCTATTACGAAGTAGATTGCATTCCGTTATGTCTTAATCCTAAGGCAACCAGGGAATATGAAATCACAAATCTACAATTTGCCTTATTAGAAGATATTCTTAATGAAGAACCCGCTTATTGGCTTTGGAGCCACAGGCGATGGAAACACAAACCAGTTAACGCAGAATAATGACAATACCAAGTGTAGCAGTAGTAATTTTAAATTGGAATGGTAAGGCGTTGCTAGAGCAGTTTTTACCCAGTATAGTAAAATCGGTTTACCCAAATTTAAAGCTTATAGTGGGCGATAACGCCTCCACTGATGCTTCTATTGCCTTCGTAACGACAAATTACCCTGATGTTAAAGTGATTGTTAACGATCATAATTACGGTTTTGCTGAAGGCTATGGTAAAATATTGGATCAAATTGAAGCCGATTATTACGTGCTATTAAATTCCGATGTCGAAGTACCTGAGAACTGGATTCAGCCGGTTATTGATGCCATGGAAATGGATGATAAAATAGCTGCTGCACAGCCTAAAATTAAA
This is a stretch of genomic DNA from Candidatus Pedobacter colombiensis. It encodes these proteins:
- a CDS encoding lysophospholipid acyltransferase family protein — translated: MNFLSLLPLSLLYPLATLGYYIIYYIYPYRKQVVHENLSKAFPEKSEAEILHIEKKYFRYLINLIVEVVKMGSISRSELKKRVKFNNLDQIEEYFNKGESVLACTGHYGNWELCMLALGIELSKPEYVIYKPLSNKVFDAWFYKIRTQYGNKFISMRQTLRSLAAVRNEPTMFCFAGDQTPVGSEAHYWINFMNQPTPVLLGLEKIALQTNRPIFYFKTKVIKRGYYEVDCIPLCLNPKATREYEITNLQFALLEDILNEEPAYWLWSHRRWKHKPVNAE